Proteins found in one Zea mays cultivar B73 chromosome 1, Zm-B73-REFERENCE-NAM-5.0, whole genome shotgun sequence genomic segment:
- the LOC103643310 gene encoding protein unc-13 homolog, which translates to MAAMTRHFRDSSTSSDPAAATPPLPPPLPDLGVALSAADLRVTAYELLVAASRATGAKPLTYIPQPTTAASKLKGAFGLGSSPPSKVGRAAVLELVRVRMGVTEQADATIRRLLLRVAAGQLGRPAESMVLPLEFLQKCKASDFPDPLEYEAWQMRNFKLLEAGVLVHPLIPLKKSDIPAKRMQRIIHKAYVGQVEAGRNSESMQILHNTVMSLACRSLCETSNECHWADGFPFNLHIYKMLVEACFDVEEGTVVDEIDEMMELLKKTWPVFGVTQMLHNLYFTWVLFNHFVILGQEDNGLFSAIENLLVEVAKDAKITKDPDYCDVLSSTLISIMGWEEKRLLAYHETFGGSNLYSMQYTISIGISAAKILFEDVSYEYHSGTNRDIDVVRSRIETYIKSSIRTTFAQKMKEAGSNRSSRNRTPVLSILAKKTTELAIKEKNVYSPILKKWHPFAAGVAVATLHGCFGNELKKFIVGLTELTPDTAQVLKAADKLEKDLVHIAIEDSMDVGDSGKSLISQMPRYEAGTVMDNLVKSWAKEQLDRLKIWTDQKLQQQTWNPEDKDKDNFAHSSVEMLHRIEETMDAFVRLSIPIRSTLLADLTAGLDKCLHYYVSNVKSGCGTRSSLFPQLPHLTRCDVGSKLFKKNEKPQFLMKRGSQVGSTTGNEASSLRGLCFRINTIYYIQTELENLHMKTKECLQKVELFQPDNADDLNINFGLSQAACQEGIRQLCETTAYMVMFNDLSHVLLNTLYVGSPASNRILPLLKELGPILRIISDTVHNEVQNRLITALMKASFDGFLLVLLAGGPTRAFSCQDYQVIEDDFRALRGLYLSYCDGLPEELVGKASSEVKNILPLLRTDTETLIERFKQLISESYEPTTASRFPMPPVPARWSPDNPNTILRVLCYRNDEIATKFLKKTYDLPKTL; encoded by the exons ATGGCGGCAATGACGCGCCACTTCCGCGACTCCTCCACCTCCAGTGACCCCGCTGCCGccacgccgccgctgccgcccccacTCCCCGACCTCGGAGTGGCCCTCTCCGCCGCCGATCTCCGCGTCACCGCCTACGAGCTTCTCGTTGCCGCTTCACGGGCCACCGGCGCCAAGCCCCTCACCTACAttcctcagcccacgacggcagcTAGCAAGCTCAAGGGCGCGTTCGGTCTcgggtcctcgccgccgtccaaggtcgggagggcggcggtgctggagcTGGTGCGGGTGCGGATGGGGGTTACAGAGCAGGCCGACGCTACGATCCGCCGGCTGCTACTCCGCGTCGCCGCCGGACAG CTTGGCAGACCTGCAGAATCTATGGTTTTGCCCTTAGAGTTCCTGCAGAAGTGTAAAGCATCAGATTTTCCTGACCCTCTAGAGTACGAGGCTTGGCAGATGAGGAATTTCAAGCTTCTTGAGGCTGGTGTGCTGGTCCACCCACTTATTCCTTTAAAGAAATCAGACATTCCTGCAAAGAGAATGCAGCGAATAATACATAAAGCATATGTTGGGCAAGTTGAAGCTGGGAGGAATTCAGAATCCATGCAAATATTGCACAACACTGTCATGTCCCTTGCGTGTAGATCCCTTTGTGAAACTTCCAATGAGTGTCATTGGGCAGATGGTTTTCCCTTTAATCTCCATATCTACAAAATGTTGGTGGAAGCTTGCTTTGATGTTGAGGAAGGCACTGTAGTAGATGAGATTGATGAAATGATGGAGCTGTTGAAGAAGACTTGGCCTGTTTTCGGAGTCACTCAAATGCTCCACAACCTTTACTTTACCTGGGTTTTGTTCAACCATTTTGTCATTTTGGGCCAAGAAGATAATGGGTTATTTTCTGCTATAGAGAATCTATTAGTTGAAGTTGCAAAAGATGCTAAAATAACCAAAGATCCAGATtactgtgatgtattgagctccaCTTTAATCTCAATAATGGGTTGGGAAGAGAAAAGACTGCTTGCATACCATGAAACTTTCGGTGGTAGTAATCTTTATTCCATGCAATATACTATTTCAATTGGAATCTCAGCTGCAAAGATTCTCTTTGAAGATGTATCTTATGAATACCATAGTGGAACAaacagagatattgatgttgtgcgCAGCAGGATTGAAACTTATATAAAATCATCAATCCGCACTACTTTTGCTCAA AAAATGAAAGAGGCAGGTTCAAATCGGTCATCCAGAAATCGTACACCTGTTCTGTCTATTCTTGCAAAGAAAACAACTGAGCTTGCTATTAAGGAGAAAAATGTATACAGTCCAATACTGAAGAAATGGCACCCCTTTGCTGCAGGTGTTGCTGTTGCAACTCTTCATGGTTGCTTTGGAAATGAGCTAAAAAAGTTTATAGTTGGGCTTACAGAGCTCACACCAGATACAGCTCAAGTGCTTAAGGCGGCTGACAAGTTAGAAAAGGATCTAGTTCATATTGCTATTGAAGATTCTATGGACGTTGGTGATAGTGGCAAGTCATTGATTAGTCAAATGCCACGTTATGAAGCTGGAACTGTAATGGATAATCTGGTAAAATCATGGGCAAAAGAACAACTTGACAGGCTTAAGATTTGGACTGACCAGAAGCTACAACAGCAG ACTTGGAACCCAGAGGATAAGGACAAGGATAATTTTGCTCACTCATCTGTGGAGATGCTGCACAGAATTGAGGAAACTATGGATGCATTTGTACGATTGTCTATACCAATCCGCTCTACTCTGCTTGCTGATCTGACAGCTGGACTCGATAAATGTCTACATTATTATGTCTCTAATGTGAAATCGGGCTGCG GAACTCGGAGTAGCCTTTTTCCGCAGCTACCTCATCTGACAAGGTGTGACGTTGGATCCAAGTTATTCAAGAAAAACGAGAAACCACAGTTTCTTATGAAGAGAGGATCACAAGTTGGATCAACAACTGGGAATGAAGCCTCGAGCCTTCGTGGACTATGTTTTCGAATAAATACCATTTACTACATCCAAACTGAACTTGAAAACCTGCATATGAAGACGAAAGAATGCTTGCAGAAAGTTGAGTTATTTCAGCCTGATAATGCTGATGATCTGAACATAAACTTTGGGCTATCCCAGGCAGCTTGCCAAGAAGGAATTCGACAGCTGTGTGAGACTACTGCATATATGGTGATGTTCAATGATCTGAGCCACGTTCTCCTGAATACTCTCTATGTTGGGAGCCCTGCGTCAAACAGGATCCTGCCTTTGTTAAAAGAGCTTGGTCCTATCCTTAGGATTATATCTGACACAGTGCACAATGAAGTGCAAAATCGTCTCATAACTGCATTGATGAAAGCCTCTTTTGATGGCTTCTTGTTGGTGCTTCTTGCTGGTGGACCGACACGTGCTTTCAGCTGCCAGGACTACCAGGTAATAGAGGACGATTTCCGAGCCCTAAGAGGCTTATATTTGTCATATTGTGATGGGCTGCCTGAGGAATTAGTTGGCAAGGCTTCCTCGGAGGTGAAGAACATTCTGCCACTCCTACGGACAGACACAGAAACCCTCATTGAACGGTTCAAGCAGCTAATTTCTGAATCTTATGAACCTACAACCGCATCTAGGTTCCCGATGCCTCCTGTACCTGCTCGTTGGAGTCCGGACAACCCCAACACAATATTGCGTGTATTATGCTATCGAAATGACGAGATAGCTACTAAGTTCCTCAAGAAAACATATGATCTGCCAAAGACCCTTTGA